The following coding sequences are from one Roseburia hominis A2-183 window:
- a CDS encoding VanZ family protein codes for MKLRIYRVITGGLLLLCMVMIFRFSAQPASESEQVSGGVAYRIVETWSHLTGTEYTQSEMEAYADRIDYPVRKLAHMTEYGILCLLACAFVHGYSGNWKVCGISAVAVAALYAATDEIHQLSVPGRAGRFPDVCIDTLGAVIWLLLFTALRKLWEKIAKRRGFQYNKNRKNERGDNCGRT; via the coding sequence ATGAAGCTTCGGATATACCGTGTGATAACAGGAGGACTTCTGCTTCTTTGTATGGTGATGATTTTCCGGTTTTCGGCACAGCCGGCATCGGAATCGGAGCAGGTCAGCGGTGGGGTTGCCTACCGCATTGTGGAAACATGGAGTCATCTGACAGGAACAGAATATACACAGAGCGAGATGGAAGCATATGCCGACCGGATTGATTATCCGGTGCGCAAGCTGGCGCATATGACAGAATATGGAATACTCTGTCTGCTGGCGTGCGCTTTTGTGCACGGATATTCCGGTAACTGGAAAGTGTGCGGAATTTCGGCGGTTGCGGTCGCGGCGCTTTACGCGGCGACCGATGAGATCCACCAGCTGTCTGTCCCGGGGCGCGCCGGACGGTTCCCGGATGTGTGTATTGATACGCTGGGAGCGGTGATCTGGCTGCTGCTTTTTACAGCGCTGCGAAAATTGTGGGAAAAGATTGCGAAAAGACGGGGCTTCCAGTACAATAAGAATAGAAAAAATGAAAGAGGTGATAACTGTGGTAGAACTTGA
- the prfB gene encoding peptide chain release factor 2 (programmed frameshift), translating to MVELDQFKVTLNTYREPLQEVRDSLDLVNKEQRIQELEREMEAADFWNDPEVSQKKMKELKSMKDDVATYASLTTQFEDIETLIEMGYEENDATLIPEIEEMLTEFTTTYDAIRAKTLLSGEYDGDNAIVSLHAGAGGTESCDWAAMLYRMYTRWADDKGYSVEVLDSLDGEEAGIKSVTFQVNGENAYGYLKSEKGVHRLVRISPFNAAGKRQTSFVSCDVMPDIEEDLDVEINDDDLRIDTYRSSGAGGQHINKTSSAIRITHLPTGIVVQCQNERSQFQNKDKAMQMLKAKLYLLKQQENAEKAAGIRGEVTEIGWGNQIRSYVMQPYTMVKDHRTGVETGNVDSVLDGKLDIFMNGYLKWLSLGCPKGLGGDDEQ from the exons GTGGTAGAACTTGATCAATTTAAAGTGACCCTGAACACATACAGGGAACCGCTGCAGGAAGTGAGGGATTCACTT GACCTGGTAAACAAAGAACAGCGGATCCAGGAGTTAGAGAGGGAGATGGAAGCTGCGGATTTCTGGAATGATCCGGAGGTCTCCCAGAAAAAAATGAAAGAGTTAAAGAGCATGAAGGACGATGTTGCCACATATGCTTCTTTGACGACACAGTTTGAAGATATTGAGACACTGATCGAGATGGGATATGAGGAGAATGACGCCACGCTGATCCCGGAGATCGAAGAAATGCTAACGGAGTTTACGACGACGTACGATGCCATCCGCGCAAAGACGCTTCTGTCCGGCGAGTACGATGGGGACAATGCCATTGTGTCGCTTCATGCGGGCGCGGGCGGTACGGAGTCCTGTGACTGGGCGGCAATGCTTTACCGCATGTATACACGTTGGGCAGATGACAAGGGATACAGCGTGGAAGTGCTGGACTCCCTGGACGGAGAGGAAGCAGGCATCAAGTCCGTGACATTCCAGGTAAATGGAGAAAATGCCTACGGCTATCTGAAATCAGAAAAAGGTGTGCACCGTCTGGTGCGTATCTCACCGTTCAATGCAGCGGGAAAGAGACAGACCTCTTTTGTGTCCTGCGATGTCATGCCGGATATTGAGGAAGATCTGGATGTGGAGATTAATGACGATGATCTTCGGATCGATACGTACCGCTCCAGCGGTGCGGGCGGACAGCATATCAATAAGACGTCTTCCGCGATCCGTATCACGCATCTTCCGACCGGTATTGTGGTACAGTGCCAGAATGAGCGTTCCCAGTTCCAGAACAAGGACAAAGCGATGCAGATGTTAAAGGCAAAGCTGTACCTGTTAAAGCAGCAGGAGAATGCCGAGAAGGCGGCGGGAATCCGCGGCGAAGTGACGGAGATCGGGTGGGGCAACCAGATCCGCTCCTATGTCATGCAGCCGTATACGATGGTGAAGGATCACCGCACCGGTGTGGAGACCGGTAATGTGGACAGCGTGCTGGACGGAAAGCTGGATATCTTTATGAATGGATATCTGAAGTGGCTCTCCCTCGGCTGCCCGAAGGGACTTGGAGGAGACGATGAGCAGTGA
- a CDS encoding TIM44-like domain-containing protein: MSSDVIRTLKWVFGKGGLIEEYKRQEQMLEETPKSVASMTRIFAPQISRDFPGMNLEQFEALAQQQLVAALQAVSAGNLESVARASDELKEQVSRQIEGNRAAGVRETYEQIRIHQTEISNYEKKNGTCVITFQSAVEHYHYKEKAGKIIWGYKDRKLQTKYNMELLYVQDAAQQTEGNAFGLNCPNCGAPMKGLGQQICEYCGSPVVPVDTRVWRMVRFSEVDYHHV; encoded by the coding sequence ATGAGCAGTGATGTGATCCGCACCTTAAAGTGGGTGTTTGGAAAAGGCGGTCTGATTGAGGAATATAAGCGTCAGGAACAGATGTTGGAGGAGACACCGAAGTCGGTCGCTTCCATGACGCGGATTTTTGCACCCCAGATTTCCCGTGATTTTCCGGGAATGAATCTGGAGCAGTTTGAGGCGCTCGCACAGCAGCAGCTTGTGGCGGCGCTTCAGGCAGTGTCGGCGGGGAATCTGGAAAGTGTCGCGCGCGCTTCCGATGAACTGAAGGAGCAGGTCAGCCGTCAGATTGAGGGAAACCGTGCGGCAGGAGTGCGTGAGACCTATGAGCAGATCCGCATTCATCAGACAGAGATTTCCAATTACGAAAAAAAGAACGGCACTTGTGTGATCACATTTCAGAGTGCGGTAGAGCATTACCACTACAAGGAAAAAGCGGGCAAAATTATCTGGGGATACAAAGACCGGAAGCTGCAGACAAAGTACAATATGGAGCTGCTCTATGTACAGGATGCGGCGCAGCAGACGGAGGGAAATGCCTTCGGGCTGAACTGCCCGAACTGCGGGGCTCCGATGAAGGGACTTGGACAGCAGATCTGTGAATACTGCGGCAGCCCGGTTGTACCGGTAGACACCAGAGTCTGGCGGATGGTACGTTTTTCTGAGGTGGATTATCACCATGTGTGA